GGCAACCTCTCAACAACTAAGAGATCCATTCGAGGAACATTGGATTAGTTAGTAAAGAGCCTCCCAATATTGGGAGGCTCTTTACTCAATTAAGATAACGAAaatcattttatcttttagttGGAACTTTAGGTGGTTCGCGAAAAAGATAGCGAAAAAAATGATTCCTAAAGTTGAGACTAAAAGGAATGTATAAACCAATGCTTCCATAAATTCAATCGTGGTTTACAATTATAGCTTCCATACCTATTTATTTGAAATCGTCTCCCggataaaaaaagaacaagattCAAAGAAAGGACGGCAATTCAAATTCAGATATCTCTAGTACCTTGTGtcaaattacaaaaagaaaatagaatagaGGCAGAAAGTAAGAGATATCAAATATTGTATCAGACTACCTGTCTTCTTGTAGTCGGATTCCAATTTTTGGAATGCTCCAAATTCCACTTGAACGTCTAAATCTGGATCAATGCCAGCAAAAACATCTCTGAACAAAGTTCGAGCACCATGCCAAATGTGTCCGAAAAAAAAGAGCAGAGCGAACGAAGCATGTCCAAAAGTAAACCAACCCCTTGGACTGCTACGAAAAACACCATCGGATTTCAAAGTAGCGCGAtctaattcaaaaatttcacCCAATTGAGCGCGTCTAGCATATTTTTTCACAGTAGCAGGATCACTATAACTGACTCCATTTAGTTCGCCACCATAGAACTCAATGGTTACACCTACTTGTTCGACACTATACTTTGACTCTGCCCTTCGAAAAGGAACATCGGCTCTAACAATTCCATCTCCGTCTACCAAAACAACTGGAAATGTTTCAAAAAAAGTAGGCATACGACGTACAAAAAGCTCACGCCCTTCTTTATCTCTAAAGATAGGATGTCCTAACCACCCAACAGCTATTCCATCTCCATTGTCCATTGAGCCTGCTCTGAACAATCCACCTTTTGCCGGATTATTGCCGATATAATCATAAAAAGCTAATTTTTCGGGAATTTTAGACCAAGCTTCAGATAAACTTTGATTTTCGGCCAGCCCAGCACTAACTCTTCGATATATTTCTTGCTGGAAGTATCCTTGATCCCATTGATAACGAGTGGGACCAAATAATTCAATCGGAGTAGTTGCTGAACCATACCACATAGTTCCAGCAACAACAAAAGCTGCAAAAAAGACAGCAGCGATACTACTGGAAAGGACAGTTTCAATATTTCCCATACGTAATCCTTTGTATAAACGTTGGGGTGGACGCACACTAAGATGGAATAGGCCCGCTAATATACCCAATGTACCCGCTGCAATATGATGAGAGGCTATTCCTCCCGGAACAAAAGGATCAAACCCTTCCACACCCCATGCTGGACTTACGGGTTGTACCTTCCAGTTAGTCCATAAGGATCGGACACCCATATTCCAGGACCATACAACCCGGTTACATGAAAAGCGCCAAACCCAAAGCAAGCCACCCCTGAGAGAAATAAATGAATTCCAAAGATCTTTGGCAAATCCAAAGAAGGTTTTCCTGTACGTTCATCGCAAAATATTTCTAGATCCCAATACACCCAATGCCAAATAGCTGCCAAGAAGCACAAGCCAGAAAACACAATATGCGCCCCAGCCACGCCTTCATAACTCCAAATACCCGGATTCGTTATAGTTCCTCCTGTGATACTCCAACCACCCCATGAATTGGTTATTCCTAAACGAGTCATGAAGGGTATAACGAACATACCTTGTCTCCACATTGGATCGAGAACGGGGTCAGAGGGATCAAAAACTGCTAATTCATAAAGAGCCATCGAACCGGCCCAACCAGCAACTAAAGCTGTATGCATTATATGGACAGACAGCAAACGACCGGGATCATTTAATACGACGGTATGAACACGATACCAAGGCAAACCCATGGAAATACCCCTTTATTAACGAAAAATAGACACTATGTAACTTTATTGCACTGGAAAACTATGTTATGGATCTCTCCTTTTAAGTAGATTATCTCGgagaaagaattaatatttttttctattctttttcttttttattttagtaataatgTAACAATTCCGTTTGTAGgaacaaagaaaagagaacCAGATCTATTCTATACCCGATAAGTACCAATACGCAATGGGGGGTTGACTCTATTTTATATGAGCGAATGCATAGAGATTTGTTCATCATTCAAAGTACCTATTCGTAAGAATTGAACTCTATTGGTTTTgtcttcccttttttttttattttatatatatatttttatatatatatttatatattatatatatataaatatattaaatatataaatataaacttatcGAATCcatgtataaaatattataaaggttattattattaagacaAT
The Ricinus communis isolate WT05 ecotype wild-type unplaced genomic scaffold, ASM1957865v1 Ctg18, whole genome shotgun sequence DNA segment above includes these coding regions:
- the LOC125368766 gene encoding LOW QUALITY PROTEIN: photosystem II CP47 reaction center protein-like (The sequence of the model RefSeq protein was modified relative to this genomic sequence to represent the inferred CDS: inserted 3 bases in 2 codons), whose product is MGLPWYRVHTVVLNDPGRLLSVHIMHTALVAGWAGSMALYELAVFDPSDPVLDPMWRQGMFVIPFMTRLGITNSWGGWSITGGTITNPGIWSYEGVAGAHIVFSGLCFLAAIWHWVYWDLEIFCDERTGKPSLDLPKIFGIHLFLSGVACFGFGAFHVTGLYGPGIWVSDPYGLTGRXQPVSPAWGVEGFDPFVPGGIASHHIAAGTLGILAGLFHLSVRPPQRLYKGLRMGNIETVLSSSIAAVFFAAFVVAGTMWYGSATTPIELFGPTRYQWDQGYFQQEIYRRVSAGLAENQSLSEAWSKIPEKLAFYDYIGNNPAKGGLFRAGSMDNGDGIAVGWLGHPIFRDKEGRELFVRRMPTFFETFPVVLVDGDGIVRADVPFRRAESKYSVEQVGVTIEFYGGELNGVSYSDPATVKKYARRAQLGEIFELDRATLKSDGVFRSSPRGWFTFGHASFALLFFFGHIWHGARTLFRDVFAGIDPDLDVQVEFGAFQKLXNPTTRRQVV